CAACACTGCCAGCCGCAAAAAGGCAAGGCTGCATGCCCGGTTCAATAAGCTGAACAAGGAACAGACCGCAGTTCAGGCCTAAATTAGCTTGTTGGATAGTATCTGCCGGCATTGGAATTGCCGGCATTAGCATGTATTTTGTAGAGAAGTGTTGAAGGAGAAACCATGGCAGAACCTAAGTTGACTAAAGCAGCTATAATTGAAAGTCTTCATGAAAAGCATGGGCTTAATAGGTCCGATATCCATATGATTATTGATGAGTTCTTTGAAGAAGTAAAAGAAGGACTGAAGCATGACCAAGTAATCGAATTACGTGGTTTCGGAACGTTTGAAGTAAGAACCCGTAAGGGCCGCGAGAAAGCTCGTAATCCAAAGACTGGAGCAATTGTTGCCGTGGAAACCCATGGAGTTGCAATTTTCCGTCCGGGAAAAGAGCTCAAGGATTATGTCTG
The sequence above is a segment of the Sphaerochaeta pleomorpha str. Grapes genome. Coding sequences within it:
- a CDS encoding HU family DNA-binding protein encodes the protein MAEPKLTKAAIIESLHEKHGLNRSDIHMIIDEFFEEVKEGLKHDQVIELRGFGTFEVRTRKGREKARNPKTGAIVAVETHGVAIFRPGKELKDYVWDLRDNKPIND